One window from the genome of Nicotiana sylvestris chromosome 9, ASM39365v2, whole genome shotgun sequence encodes:
- the LOC138878480 gene encoding uncharacterized mitochondrial protein AtMg00810-like, with amino-acid sequence MFAPVARIEAIRILIAFASHMEFTLFQMDVKSEFFNGLLKEEVYVKQPLGGKIDNTLFLKKRGRNLLIVQVYVDDIIFGATADSLCEEFAKLIGSEFEMSMMGELNFFLGLQVKQSPKGISICQQKYIRELLKRFDMEASKVIDTPIATATRLDMDETGFPVNQTMYRGNIGSLLYLTTSRPDIIFSVGLCARFQSNPKKSHLKAAKRILRYLKGTHDLVLYYPSGESFNLISYADADYAGYLVDRKNTSGMAHFLGSCFISWGTRKQNSVALSIAEAEYVAAASCCAQLLWIK; translated from the exons ATGTTTGCTCCAGTGGCTCGCATAGAAGCTATTAGAATCctaatcgcttttgcatctcatatggaattcaccttattccaaatggatgtcaagagtgaATTTTTTaatggacttcttaaggaagaagtctatgtgaagcaacctctagg agggaaaattgacaacactcttttcttaaagaaacgaggaaggaacTTGCTCATTGTTcaagtctatgttgatgatatcatttttggagcaacagCTGATTCtctatgtgaagaatttgcaaaactcataggaagtgaatttgaaatgagcatgatgggggagttgaacttcttcttgggtcttcaagtaaaacaaTCCCCAAAGGGTATAtccatttgtcagcaaaaatacatcagggagctcttgaagaggtttgacatggaagcatcaaaggtgatagacactcccattgctactgccactcgactggacatggatgaaactggatTTCCCgtgaatcaaaccatgtatagaggcaaTATTGGGTCTCTACTCTATCTCACTACTAGCAGACCTGATATTATTTTTAGTGTGGGGCtgtgtgcaaggtttcaatcaaatcccaagaaatctcacttgaaggctgccaaaagaatactgagatatctcaaaggaacacaTGACCTGGTGTTGTATTATCCCTCAGGTGAAAGTTTTAATCTCATTAGTTATGCTGATGCAgattatgcaggttatcttgtggataggaaaaacacttctggaatggctcacttcttAGGTTCATGTTTTATCTCTTGGGGaacaaggaagcaaaattcagtggctctttcaatagctgaagctgaatatgtagcCGCCGCATCCTGCTGTGCTCAACTTTTATGGATCAAGTAG
- the LOC138878481 gene encoding uncharacterized protein — MIAEDSKLWDIICDGPYVPTKELEELPFSMAKINNEYTKADKKAVEKNFRAKKILVCGIGLEEYNRIFTCDTTKEIWEDLQIAHEGTTQLHSLGETIPRNKLVKKILRILPSSWESKVNVITESKDLQELTIEELIRNLKTYELKRNIDSERREPKKEKNLVLKADNNDSSDEDSDMAYLTKRFQKMVRRNGEMLKTDSSNIPKNYYLCYKCGNPGHFMKDYPLLNQEFSKNYHRKIAKMNPVPFKDFKRKRSAHNMMRQALAAWGDSSSESENKPNTCDGSMMAVEGEEIEYDLTFALMAQSNDDEDDGNKEVNFRDVQINLKSYSPKKLMSLTNVLINAFHSLVEDRDSLTLELGESKQTRDNLVVVVTDHKRTIEIFRKEKDDLLAEITDIRETIVKSWTKSKPENYGKGKEIASEKHIRLENKVKAIRTRMCDEIEKNEQIQTNLEKVKNDLEKSLKWTWSLEATTTMHTNDCENRQGIGFQREKTPHNPHSKYVTVSGNKVEFLSKICIVIDLVTGEVVLVAKRYTNIYVADFKSLQSGDLSCLKAVDDDAELWHRRLGHTSFSLLNKLIQKDLVHGLPMSKFKMQKVFDVCARGKHMKSSFKCKSDVSTSKPLELLHMDLCGHVRVQSRRGKRYIFMIVDDYSKFTWTLFLKNKDETVEVFVAFVKKIQVKMESRVACIRSDHGIEFDNVKFDKFCNDNGITHHFSAPRTPQQNGVVERKNKTLEEMARTMLIDSGIAKNFWAEVVNSACYLSAEEDQDGETLLVPGEVINMKNIKEDMMSQVKEISEDNTTSSSI, encoded by the exons ATGATAGCCGAGGATTCCAAGTTATGGGATATCATATGCgatggtccttatgttccaacCAAGGAACTGGAAGAACTTCCATTTTCAATGGCAAAAATCAATAATGAGTACACTaaagcagacaagaaagctgtggagaagaattttcgtgccaagaaaattctaGTATGTGGAATAGGACTTGAAGAGTACAATCGAATCTTCACCTGCGACACTACCAAGGAGATATGGGAAGATTTGCAAATAGCTCATGAGGGAACCACACAA ttacactcacttggtgaaactattcctaGAAACAAGCTAGTGAAGAAAATCCTTAGGATTCTGCCTagctcttgggaaagcaaagtgaatgttattactgaatcaaaggacttacaggagctgaccatagaagagctgATCAGAAATTTGAAGACCTACGAGTTGAAGAGGAacatagacagtgaaagaagagaaccaaaaaaggaaaagaacctaGTACTTAAAGCTGATAACAATGATTCAAGTGATGAagacagtgacatggcttacttaaccaaaagatttcagaagatggtcagaagaaatggagaaatgctaAAAACGGATAGCTCTAACATACCAAAGAACTATTATCTTTGTTACAAGTGTGGAAATCCTGGACACTTCATGAAAGACTATCCTCTCTTGAAtcaagaattctccaagaactACCATAGGAAAATAGCTAAGATGAACCCGGTTCCTTTCAAGGACTTCAAGAGAAAAAGATCCGCTCACAATATGATGAGACaggctcttgcagcatggggGGATTCCTCTAGTGAGTCTGAAAATAAACCAAATACTTGTGAtggttccatgatggcagttgaaggcgAGGAGATTGAATATGACTTaacttttgctttgatggctcaatcaaatgatgatgaagatgatggcaacaaagaggtaaatttcagggatgttcagataaatctgaaatcctattctccaaaaaaACTCATGTCTTTAACTAATGTATTAATTAATGCTTttcatagtcttgtggaggataggGATTCTTTGACCTTAGAATTAGGAGAATCTAAACAAACTAGAGACAACTTAGTGGTTGTAGTTACTGACCATAAGAGAACTATTGAAATCTTCAGAAAAGAAAAGGATGATCTTTTGGCAGAAATTACAGACATAAGGGAAACAATAGTGAAATCatggactaagtcaaaacctgaaaATTATGGAAAGGGAAAGGAGATAGCCAGTGAGaaacacattaggcttgaaaataaGGTGAAAGCTATAAGAACTAGGATGTGTGatgaaattgagaaaaacgagCAAATCCAAACTAATCTAGAAAAAGTAaagaatgatcttgaaaagtccctaaagtggacctggtccttagAAGCTACCACTACCATGCATACTAATGATTGTGAAAACAGGCAGGGaatagggttccaaagggagaaaactcctcacaaccctcacagcaagtaCGTCACTGTCTCTG gaaacaaggtggaattttTGTCCAAAATATGTATAGTCATTGATCTTGTGACTGGTGAAGTAgtacttgtggccaaaagatacacgaacatctatgttgctgatttcaaGTCCTTAcagagtggtgatctgagttgtctgaaagctgttgatgatgatgctgaactatggcaTAGAAGACTGGGCCACACAAGTTTctctcttctgaacaaactaattcagaaggacctggtccatggtctgcctATGTCAAAATTCAAGATGCAAAAGGTCTTTGATGtctgtgctagaggaaaacataTGAAGTCCTCCTTTAAGTGTAAAAGCgatgtgagcacctcaaaaccactagagcttctgcatatggatctatgtggacaTGTGAGAGTGCAAAGCAGAagaggaaaaagatacatttttatgatagtggatgactactccaaATTCACATGGACTCTATTTCTCAAAAACAAAGATGAAACTGTTGAGGTGTTTGTGgcttttgtgaagaaaatccaggtgaagatggagtctagagtcgcatgcattagatcagatcatgggatAGAATTTGATAATGTCAAATTTGATAAATTCTGCAATGACAATGGCATCACTCACCacttctcagctcccagaactccccagcaaaatggagtagtagaaaggaaGAACAAAACTCTAGAAGAGatggcaagaacaatgttgatcgatagtggaattgcaaagaacttctgggctgaagtTGTCAACAGTGCCTGCTatttg agtgctgaggaagatcaagatggagaaaccttactagtccctggtgaagtcattaacatgaaAAACATAAAGGaagatatgatgagtcaagtaaaGGAGATAAGTGAAGACAATACTACCTCATCTTCAATATAA